From Syntrophus gentianae:
AAAGATCACCGCAAGGATGCCCTTTCCTCCGTAGCAACGCTGATCGGTGTAGGAGGGGCCTACTGGGGACTGTCGGTTATGGACCCGCTGGCCGCAGGCCTTACGGCTTTCTTCATTTTTTATATCGGCTGGGAAACGTTCCATAACGCAGCCCACGACTTAATGGATGGCCAGCCTCCCCGGGAGATTATCGGTGACATCAAGGCCATTATAGATAAAATACCGCAAGTCGAATGCGTCCATGAGGTCCGTTGCCGCCGTTCCGGCCAGTACCTGATCGTCAACATCAAACTGGAGATGGATCCTCAGATGACGGTGAAACAATCCCACGAGGTGACGGTGATTATCAAGAAATGCTTGTTTGAAGAGTTTCCCAACGTGGGGGATGTGATGATTCACGTTAATCCTCATGAACCGGATGCGGAACACCACGACCTCATTAGGCTGTAGATCTGGAACAATAGACTGGAATTCAATACAATGAAACTAAACATGATAAAACGCTTCGGAAGAATTGTCCTGCCTGTTATTTGTACCGTAATTTCTCTTGTGGTTGCGTCTGCCGTTTTAGCAACACCCTCGCCTGAATTCCCTTCATCGGAGCGAAAGATTGCCGTGTGGGAAGCCGCGGTTCTGGGGGTTGTCGAGGGCATCACGGAATATCTCCCCATCTCATCAACCGGTCACCTCATCCTTGCCAACCACGCCCTGGGCATGACAGAGTTCAGCGAAACGCGCGGTCCTCTGGGGGCTCTCATGAAAAAAAACGACGCCCTGGATTCCTTCAACATTGTGATCCAGCTTGGGGCGATCCTGGCCGTTCTGGGTCTTTATCGCAAGCGCGTGGGACAGATGCTTGGGGGGCTGAGCGGGGCGGCGAAGGCCCTTGTGTCCCGTCAGCCTGTCGCGTCCCTGGCGGAAACCGAGCAACAGGGATTGAAGCTGCTAGGGTTGCTCTTGGTCGCCTTTCTTCCGGCGGCTGTCTTCGGAAAACTGTTTCACGAACCTATTGAAGCGTATCTCTTCGGGCCGCTGCCCGTGGTGTATGCCCTGGTGGCAGGCGGAGTCCTGATGATCGGGGTGGAGTATTTCTTCTGGATTCGGGATCGCAACCGACCCCGCATCTCCGATA
This genomic window contains:
- a CDS encoding undecaprenyl-diphosphate phosphatase; this translates as MKLNMIKRFGRIVLPVICTVISLVVASAVLATPSPEFPSSERKIAVWEAAVLGVVEGITEYLPISSTGHLILANHALGMTEFSETRGPLGALMKKNDALDSFNIVIQLGAILAVLGLYRKRVGQMLGGLSGAAKALVSRQPVASLAETEQQGLKLLGLLLVAFLPAAVFGKLFHEPIEAYLFGPLPVVYALVAGGVLMIGVEYFFWIRDRNRPRISDINAMVYRQALFIGMMQVVSMWPGTSRSMITMIAGLMIGLDMIAAAEFSFLLALPTLGAATLYSWYMHWHVLDDSAGMLALAVGLAVSWLTAVISVKALVKWLTHHGLIPFGVFRILLAGVLLVYFWQWR